One Kitasatospora sp. MAP12-44 DNA segment encodes these proteins:
- a CDS encoding flotillin family protein yields MLFWHVPAPNEALLISGSKRQAQDTQFRIVTGHGSFVMPIKQKARMLSLALREAEISEDCVTQQGIRLNVRAVTVFKVGDDSVSISNAARRFLAEQDRMEELVGRIFAGHLRSIIGGLTVEQIIRERDRVAQEVKAGSHNEMEKLGIVVDALQIQEIEDATGYITNLAAPHAAAVASQARIAQARSDQEAAQREQEALALKAQYERDTAIKRAGFVAETEQANAKAAQAGPLAEAKASQEVIEEQTALATRQANLAAQRLEAEVRRPADAEAYRQRTLAEAQRDRAKFEAEGEAYRRTTLATAEAQAIRVQADGTAYAERTTAEAQAAANDARAASLKNGNQELIAANRVVENLPALVDAAARGIASSNLTILNGTEGVNQVAAGIVGQGMAILDALRQSTAVRPTTPPSPQPQAEAV; encoded by the coding sequence ATGTTGTTCTGGCATGTCCCCGCGCCGAACGAGGCGCTGCTGATCTCCGGTTCCAAGCGCCAGGCCCAGGACACCCAGTTCCGGATCGTCACCGGCCACGGCAGCTTCGTGATGCCGATCAAGCAGAAGGCCCGGATGCTGTCGCTGGCGCTGCGCGAGGCGGAGATCTCCGAGGACTGCGTGACCCAGCAGGGCATCCGGCTCAACGTCCGCGCGGTGACGGTGTTCAAGGTCGGCGACGACTCGGTCTCCATCTCCAACGCGGCCCGCCGCTTCCTGGCCGAGCAGGACCGGATGGAGGAACTGGTGGGCCGGATCTTCGCGGGCCATCTGCGGTCCATCATCGGCGGTCTGACGGTGGAGCAGATCATCCGCGAGCGGGACCGGGTGGCGCAGGAGGTGAAGGCGGGCAGCCACAACGAGATGGAGAAGCTGGGCATCGTGGTGGACGCCCTGCAGATCCAGGAGATCGAGGACGCCACCGGCTACATCACCAACCTGGCCGCCCCGCACGCCGCCGCGGTCGCCAGCCAGGCCCGGATCGCCCAGGCCCGCTCCGACCAGGAGGCCGCCCAGCGCGAGCAGGAGGCCCTGGCGCTGAAGGCGCAGTACGAGCGGGACACCGCGATCAAGCGGGCCGGTTTCGTGGCCGAGACCGAGCAGGCCAACGCCAAGGCCGCGCAGGCCGGTCCGCTGGCCGAGGCGAAGGCCTCGCAGGAGGTCATCGAGGAGCAGACCGCGCTGGCCACCCGCCAGGCCAACCTGGCCGCCCAGCGCCTGGAGGCGGAGGTGCGCCGGCCGGCCGACGCGGAGGCCTACCGCCAGCGCACGCTGGCCGAGGCGCAGCGCGACCGGGCGAAGTTCGAGGCCGAGGGCGAGGCCTACCGCCGCACCACGCTGGCCACCGCCGAGGCGCAGGCGATCCGGGTCCAGGCGGACGGCACCGCGTACGCGGAGCGGACCACCGCCGAGGCCCAGGCCGCCGCGAACGACGCCCGCGCCGCCTCGCTCAAGAACGGCAACCAGGAGCTGATCGCCGCCAACCGGGTCGTGGAGAACCTGCCCGCCCTGGTCGACGCGGCCGCGCGCGGCATCGCGAGCTCCAACCTGACGATCCTGAACGGCACCGAGGGCGTCAACCAGGTCGCCGCCGGCATCGTCGGCCAGGGCATGGCGATCCTTGACGCGCTGCGCCAGTCCACCGCGGTCCGGCCGACCACGCCGCCGTCGCCGCAGCCGCAGGCCGAGGCGGTCTGA
- a CDS encoding dsRBD fold-containing protein gives MHNQWDVELSFEEDGTLTSCEARLVGVRAPALSAHAESVRSTADRPVAGIGEEVAAARALDALSHKLRAQAAGDLEDASLRPNYLIF, from the coding sequence ATGCACAACCAATGGGATGTCGAACTCAGCTTCGAGGAGGACGGCACACTCACGTCCTGCGAGGCGAGGCTGGTCGGCGTACGCGCGCCGGCGCTGAGCGCGCACGCGGAGTCCGTGCGCAGCACCGCCGACCGTCCGGTGGCCGGGATCGGCGAGGAGGTCGCGGCGGCTCGCGCGCTGGACGCGCTCTCGCACAAGCTGCGCGCCCAGGCGGCCGGGGACCTGGAGGACGCGAGTCTGCGGCCCAACTATCTGATCTTCTGA
- a CDS encoding hydrogenase expression protein HypE — protein MNPASPTSATAPDASAPGTDESPIHILWINAGLSCDGDSVSLTAATQPSIEEIALSVLPGLPKIAIHWPLIDFECGPVQGADNFIEWFFKGERGEIDPFVLVIEGSIPNEAIKAEGYWCGFGDDPATGQPITTSEWIDRLAPKALAVVAIGTCATYGGIHAMAGNPTGAMGVPDYLGWDWKSKAGIPIVCVPGCPIQPDNFSETLVYLLHQATGAAPMIPLDEHLRPTWLFGATVHEGCDRAGYYEQGEFATTYDSPKCLVKLGCWGPVVKCNVPKRGWINGIGGCPNVGGICIACTMPGFPDKFMPFMDEPPGGKISSAASSAYGAVVRKLRAVTAATVDKEPKWRQTGEKLTTGYRPPW, from the coding sequence ATGAACCCCGCTTCGCCGACCTCGGCCACAGCGCCGGACGCGTCCGCGCCGGGCACCGACGAGTCCCCGATCCACATCCTCTGGATCAACGCGGGCCTGAGCTGCGACGGCGACTCCGTGTCGCTCACCGCCGCCACCCAGCCCAGCATCGAGGAGATCGCGCTCAGCGTGCTCCCCGGCCTGCCAAAGATCGCCATCCACTGGCCGCTGATCGACTTCGAGTGCGGACCGGTCCAGGGTGCGGACAACTTCATCGAATGGTTCTTCAAGGGCGAGCGCGGCGAGATCGACCCGTTCGTCCTGGTGATCGAGGGGTCCATCCCCAACGAGGCGATCAAGGCCGAGGGTTACTGGTGCGGGTTCGGTGACGACCCCGCGACCGGCCAGCCGATCACCACCAGCGAGTGGATCGACCGGCTCGCCCCCAAGGCGCTGGCGGTCGTCGCGATCGGCACCTGCGCGACCTACGGCGGCATCCACGCGATGGCCGGCAACCCGACCGGCGCGATGGGTGTGCCCGACTACCTGGGCTGGGACTGGAAGTCCAAGGCCGGCATCCCGATCGTCTGTGTGCCCGGCTGCCCGATCCAGCCCGACAACTTCTCCGAGACGCTGGTCTACCTGCTCCACCAGGCCACCGGCGCCGCCCCGATGATCCCGCTGGACGAACACCTGCGCCCCACCTGGTTGTTCGGCGCCACCGTGCACGAGGGGTGCGACCGGGCCGGCTACTACGAGCAGGGTGAGTTCGCCACCACCTACGACTCGCCCAAGTGCCTGGTGAAGCTGGGCTGTTGGGGGCCGGTGGTGAAGTGCAACGTGCCCAAGCGCGGCTGGATCAACGGCATCGGCGGCTGCCCCAACGTCGGCGGCATCTGCATCGCCTGCACGATGCCCGGCTTCCCCGACAAGTTCATGCCGTTCATGGACGAGCCGCCCGGCGGCAAGATCTCCAGCGCCGCCAGCAGCGCGTACGGCGCGGTGGTCCGCAAGCTGCGCGCGGTCACCGCCGCGACCGTGGACAAGGAGCCCAAGTGGCGCCAGACCGGGGAGAAGCTGACCACCGGTTACCGACCGCCCTGGTGA
- a CDS encoding nickel-dependent hydrogenase large subunit: MATPTTKATGDGSGLVEMAWDPITRIVGSLGIHTKIDFKQKKVAECYSTSSVFRGYSVFMRGKDPRDAHFITSRICGICGDNHATCSVYAQNMAYGVKPPHLGEWIINLGESAEYMFDHNIFQENLVGVDYCEKMVRETNPGVLELAERTAAPHAGEHGYKTIADIMRSLNPIEGEFYREALQVSRYTREMFCLMEGRHVHPSTLYPGGVGTVASVQLFTDYLSRLMRYVEFMKRVVPLHDDLFDFFYEALPGYEEVGRRRVLLGCWGALNDPEYCDFTYRNMTDWGRRMFVTPGIIVDGKLVTNDLTQINLGIRILLGSSYYQDWEGKEQFVTHDPLGNPVDPRHPWNQHTIPAPQKRNFDDKYSWVMSPRWFDGKDYLALDTGGGPIARLWSTALSGLVDIGYVKATGHSVVINLPRTMTKPETTFEWKIPKWSNALERNRARTYFQAYAAAVALHFAEKGLAEVRAGRTQTWEKFEVPDESIGCGFTEAVRGVLSHHMVIRDGKIANYHPYPPTPWNASTRDTYGTPGPYEDAVQNTPIFEENTPENFKGIDIMRAVRSFDPCLPCGVHMYLGEGKTVQKMHVPTGLSGMGG, from the coding sequence ATGGCAACACCGACCACGAAGGCGACCGGCGACGGCAGCGGCCTGGTGGAGATGGCCTGGGACCCGATCACCCGGATCGTGGGCAGCCTCGGCATCCACACGAAGATCGACTTCAAGCAGAAGAAGGTCGCCGAGTGCTACAGCACCTCGTCGGTCTTCCGCGGCTACAGCGTCTTCATGCGGGGCAAGGATCCCCGGGACGCGCACTTCATCACCAGCCGCATCTGCGGCATCTGCGGTGACAACCACGCCACGTGCTCGGTGTACGCGCAGAACATGGCCTACGGGGTGAAGCCGCCGCACCTGGGCGAGTGGATCATCAACCTGGGCGAGTCCGCGGAGTACATGTTCGACCACAACATCTTCCAGGAGAACCTGGTCGGGGTCGACTACTGCGAGAAGATGGTCCGCGAGACCAACCCGGGCGTCCTCGAGCTGGCCGAACGCACCGCGGCCCCGCACGCCGGCGAGCACGGCTACAAGACCATCGCCGACATCATGCGCTCGCTCAACCCGATCGAGGGCGAATTCTACCGCGAGGCACTCCAGGTCAGCCGCTACACCCGGGAGATGTTCTGCCTGATGGAGGGGCGCCATGTGCACCCCTCCACCCTCTACCCGGGCGGCGTGGGAACCGTCGCCTCGGTGCAGCTCTTCACCGACTACCTCAGCCGGCTGATGCGCTACGTGGAGTTCATGAAGCGCGTCGTCCCGCTGCACGACGACCTGTTCGACTTCTTCTACGAGGCGCTGCCGGGCTACGAGGAGGTCGGCCGCCGGCGTGTCCTGCTCGGCTGCTGGGGGGCTCTCAACGACCCCGAGTACTGCGACTTCACCTACCGCAACATGACCGACTGGGGCCGGCGGATGTTCGTCACCCCGGGCATCATCGTGGACGGCAAGCTGGTCACCAACGACCTCACCCAGATCAACCTCGGTATCCGGATCCTGCTCGGCAGCTCCTACTACCAGGACTGGGAGGGCAAGGAGCAGTTCGTCACCCACGACCCGCTCGGCAACCCGGTCGACCCGCGCCACCCGTGGAACCAGCACACCATCCCGGCGCCGCAGAAGCGCAACTTCGACGACAAGTACAGCTGGGTGATGTCGCCGCGCTGGTTCGACGGCAAGGACTACCTCGCGCTGGACACCGGCGGCGGCCCGATCGCCCGGCTGTGGTCCACCGCGCTGTCCGGACTGGTCGACATCGGCTACGTCAAGGCCACCGGCCACAGCGTGGTGATCAACCTGCCGCGCACCATGACCAAGCCCGAGACCACCTTCGAGTGGAAGATCCCGAAGTGGAGCAACGCGCTGGAGCGCAACCGCGCCCGCACGTACTTCCAGGCCTACGCGGCGGCCGTGGCGCTGCACTTCGCGGAGAAGGGGCTCGCCGAGGTCCGCGCCGGCCGCACCCAGACCTGGGAGAAGTTCGAGGTGCCGGACGAGAGCATCGGCTGCGGCTTCACCGAGGCCGTCCGCGGCGTGCTGTCGCACCACATGGTGATCCGCGACGGCAAGATCGCCAACTACCACCCGTACCCGCCGACTCCGTGGAACGCCAGCACCCGTGACACCTACGGGACGCCCGGCCCCTACGAGGACGCCGTGCAGAACACGCCGATCTTCGAGGAGAACACGCCCGAGAACTTCAAGGGCATCGACATCATGCGCGCGGTCCGCAGCTTCGACCCGTGCCTGCCCTGCGGCGTCCACATGTACCTCGGCGAGGGCAAGACCGTGCAGAAGATGCACGTGCCCACCGGCCTGAGCGGCATGGGCGGATGA
- a CDS encoding NifU family protein, whose product MSAATAAPDAALTGHRVEEVLERLAATGDREVCASAEELVRVLMDFYGAGLARIVELLGRGGQQPGALDRLLRDELVSSLLVLHELHPEDVDTRIRRALAGLRNKPVELVDFDAQSGTLRVRASGGGGGCGCPSTGGDLLETVQEAMACFAPEVVAVELEAAVKEPALLQIGTRPSAAGVGADPVKTS is encoded by the coding sequence ATGAGCGCCGCGACCGCCGCACCCGACGCCGCGCTGACCGGCCACCGCGTCGAGGAGGTGCTGGAGCGCCTGGCCGCCACCGGCGACCGCGAGGTGTGCGCCTCGGCCGAGGAGCTGGTGCGCGTCCTGATGGACTTCTACGGCGCCGGGCTGGCCCGGATCGTCGAGCTGCTCGGCCGCGGTGGCCAGCAGCCGGGCGCCCTGGACCGCTTGCTGCGCGACGAGTTGGTGTCCAGCCTGCTGGTGCTGCACGAGCTGCACCCCGAGGACGTCGACACCCGGATCCGCCGCGCGCTGGCCGGGCTGCGCAACAAGCCCGTGGAACTGGTGGACTTCGACGCGCAGAGCGGCACCCTGCGGGTGCGCGCCAGTGGCGGGGGTGGCGGCTGCGGCTGCCCGAGCACCGGCGGCGACCTGCTGGAGACCGTCCAGGAGGCGATGGCCTGCTTCGCGCCCGAGGTGGTCGCAGTCGAGCTGGAGGCCGCCGTCAAGGAGCCCGCGCTGCTGCAGATCGGCACCCGCCCCTCGGCGGCCGGCGTCGGGGCCGACCCGGTGAAGACCTCGTGA
- a CDS encoding DUF5947 family protein: protein MSTRQAWPPRTGPSPVPGGLRRFVRPPQSQQERCELCGVVVAPEGHRHLVDIEKRSLACACTPCALLFDRPGAAGGRFRTVPDRYYADPGHSLDDGAWELLQIPVSVAFFFRNAELDRLVALYPSPAGATESELDPSTWQTVLGGTRLAELLEPDVEALLVRRSEGRYECFLVPIDICYELVGRMRLHWQGFDGGAEARADLAAFFEQVNRRARAPKEDAAP, encoded by the coding sequence GTGAGCACTCGTCAGGCGTGGCCGCCGCGGACCGGGCCCTCGCCCGTCCCCGGCGGCCTGCGCCGCTTCGTGCGGCCCCCGCAGTCCCAGCAGGAGCGCTGCGAGCTGTGCGGGGTGGTGGTGGCGCCCGAGGGCCACCGCCATCTGGTGGACATCGAGAAGCGCTCGCTGGCCTGCGCCTGCACGCCCTGCGCGCTGCTCTTCGACCGTCCCGGCGCGGCCGGCGGCCGGTTCCGGACCGTGCCGGACCGCTACTACGCCGACCCCGGCCACAGCCTGGACGACGGCGCCTGGGAGCTGCTGCAGATCCCGGTCAGCGTCGCCTTCTTCTTCCGCAACGCCGAGCTGGACCGCCTGGTCGCGCTCTACCCGAGCCCGGCCGGCGCCACCGAGAGCGAGCTGGACCCGTCGACCTGGCAGACCGTGCTGGGCGGCACCCGGCTGGCCGAGCTGCTCGAACCCGACGTCGAGGCGCTGCTGGTGCGCCGCAGCGAGGGCCGCTACGAGTGCTTCCTGGTGCCGATCGACATCTGCTACGAGCTGGTCGGCCGGATGCGGCTGCACTGGCAGGGTTTCGACGGCGGCGCGGAGGCCAGGGCCGACCTGGCGGCCTTCTTCGAACAGGTCAACCGCCGGGCCCGGGCGCCCAAGGAGGACGCAGCGCCGTGA
- a CDS encoding DUF6084 family protein, with product MTEFAFSCTGVRADRFAAGPTLVFRLRITASPDTRVHAIALRCQLRIEPARRGYQPAEAEGLSDLFGDRSRWGTSLLPVQFAQVSLVVPGFTGEIEVDLPVPCSYDLDLAPTRYFHALQDGEVPLLMLFSGTAFTGAGGFHVEPVPWDREASFRMPVAIWREMVDQHFPGCGWLRLPSETMNALLAFRSRRALPSWEATVQALLAAAETAEAAEPPPPARVLLGATAPLATGRTGP from the coding sequence GTGACCGAATTCGCCTTCTCCTGCACCGGGGTGCGCGCCGACCGGTTCGCCGCCGGTCCCACCCTGGTGTTCCGGCTGCGGATCACCGCCTCGCCCGACACCCGGGTGCACGCGATCGCGCTGCGCTGCCAGCTGCGCATCGAGCCCGCCAGGCGCGGCTACCAGCCGGCCGAGGCCGAGGGCCTCAGCGACCTGTTCGGTGACCGCTCGCGCTGGGGCACCAGCCTGCTGCCGGTGCAGTTCGCGCAGGTCTCGCTGGTGGTGCCCGGCTTCACCGGGGAGATCGAGGTCGACCTCCCGGTGCCGTGCAGCTACGACCTGGACCTCGCCCCCACCAGGTACTTCCACGCGTTGCAGGACGGCGAGGTGCCGCTGCTGATGCTCTTCTCCGGTACGGCGTTCACCGGCGCGGGCGGCTTCCATGTCGAACCGGTGCCCTGGGACCGCGAGGCCTCCTTCCGGATGCCGGTCGCGATCTGGCGGGAGATGGTCGACCAGCACTTCCCCGGGTGCGGCTGGCTGCGGCTGCCCAGCGAGACGATGAACGCCCTGCTCGCCTTCCGCTCGCGCCGGGCGCTGCCCTCCTGGGAGGCGACCGTGCAGGCCCTGCTGGCGGCAGCCGAGACCGCCGAGGCCGCCGAACCCCCGCCGCCGGCCCGCGTTCTGCTGGGCGCGACGGCTCCGCTCGCCACCGGAAGGACGGGTCCGTGA
- a CDS encoding hydrogenase maturation protease encodes MSGRTLVAGVGNIFLGDDAFGVETVRELARQSLPEQVEAVDIGVRGVHLAYQLLEGYDTLILVDATERGGEPGTLYLIEPGESGAIEPQAALLDGHRMSPDAVLALLDTLCAGTDGTPPRRTLVVGCEPACVEEGFGLSAPVAAAVPEAVRLVLRLLREGHQEDHQGEPALRAAAGPAAN; translated from the coding sequence GTGAGCGGGCGGACGCTGGTGGCCGGCGTCGGCAACATCTTCCTCGGCGACGACGCCTTCGGTGTGGAGACCGTCCGGGAGTTGGCCCGGCAGTCGTTGCCCGAGCAGGTCGAAGCCGTCGACATCGGTGTCCGCGGTGTCCATCTGGCCTATCAACTGCTCGAAGGCTACGACACGTTGATCCTGGTGGACGCCACTGAGCGGGGTGGCGAGCCGGGCACGCTGTATCTGATCGAGCCTGGCGAGAGCGGCGCCATCGAGCCGCAGGCCGCACTGCTCGACGGCCACCGGATGTCCCCGGACGCGGTGTTGGCGCTACTGGACACCCTGTGCGCCGGCACCGACGGCACCCCGCCCCGGCGGACGCTGGTGGTGGGCTGCGAACCGGCCTGCGTCGAGGAGGGGTTCGGGCTCAGCGCGCCGGTGGCCGCCGCGGTGCCGGAGGCCGTCCGGCTGGTGCTGCGCCTGCTGCGGGAGGGCCACCAGGAGGACCACCAGGGGGAGCCCGCCCTGCGGGCCGCGGCCGGCCCGGCCGCGAACTGA
- a CDS encoding hydrogenase maturation nickel metallochaperone HypA, giving the protein MHEMSIAMAVVDQVTQAEPPAGAGGVRSLRLQVGELAGVVPDSLAFCFELACAGTVLEGAELVVEPVPGRARCAPCADEWAVGMPPQLCCPVCGAAAAELLAGRELQIVSVCWADDPVHVPTREPIPEER; this is encoded by the coding sequence ATGCACGAGATGTCCATCGCGATGGCCGTGGTCGACCAGGTGACGCAGGCGGAGCCGCCCGCCGGTGCCGGTGGCGTCCGGTCCCTTCGGCTGCAGGTCGGCGAGCTGGCCGGGGTGGTCCCCGACTCGCTCGCCTTCTGCTTTGAACTGGCTTGCGCCGGAACGGTGCTGGAGGGTGCCGAGCTGGTCGTCGAGCCGGTGCCGGGGCGGGCCCGCTGCGCGCCGTGCGCCGACGAATGGGCGGTCGGCATGCCACCGCAGCTCTGCTGCCCGGTCTGCGGCGCGGCGGCCGCGGAGCTGCTGGCGGGGCGCGAGCTGCAGATCGTCAGCGTGTGCTGGGCGGACGACCCGGTGCATGTGCCCACCCGCGAACCGATTCCCGAGGAGCGCTGA
- the hypB gene encoding hydrogenase nickel incorporation protein HypB, whose product MCRVVDLQQAVLAKNDLCAHQLRAELAARGTIVVNLLSSPGSGKTALLEQELLLARQRGIPVAALTADLATENDAVRLARSGVPVKQVLTDGLCHLEAGMLGGHLEGWLPQDTRLLFVENVGNLVCPASYDLGESLRVALASVTEGEDKPLKYPTAFGLAQLVVVTKTDIAEAVDFDEAAFRANVQRVNPGVEVLLTSVRGGVGAGLLLDRALAVAQGGEVHLPVMAAGAQAHSHGPEHSHSPEHSHGHEHGHPHVGAVAGVQSHRS is encoded by the coding sequence ATGTGCCGAGTGGTCGACCTGCAGCAGGCGGTACTCGCCAAGAACGACCTCTGTGCCCACCAGTTGCGTGCCGAGCTGGCCGCGCGCGGCACGATCGTGGTCAACCTGCTCTCCAGTCCCGGTAGCGGGAAGACCGCGCTGCTGGAGCAGGAACTGCTGCTGGCGCGCCAACGGGGCATCCCGGTCGCCGCGTTGACCGCTGACCTGGCCACCGAGAACGACGCGGTTCGGCTCGCGCGCTCCGGCGTTCCGGTCAAGCAGGTGCTGACCGATGGGCTGTGCCACCTGGAGGCGGGGATGCTGGGCGGTCACCTGGAGGGGTGGCTGCCGCAGGACACCCGGCTGCTGTTCGTGGAGAACGTCGGCAACCTGGTCTGCCCGGCCTCCTACGACCTCGGCGAGTCGCTGCGGGTCGCGCTCGCCTCGGTCACCGAGGGGGAGGACAAGCCGCTGAAGTACCCCACGGCCTTCGGGTTGGCGCAGCTGGTGGTGGTGACCAAGACGGACATCGCCGAGGCCGTCGACTTCGACGAGGCGGCGTTCCGGGCGAACGTGCAGCGGGTGAACCCGGGGGTGGAGGTGCTGCTGACCTCGGTGCGCGGCGGCGTGGGCGCGGGACTGCTGCTCGACCGGGCGCTCGCGGTGGCGCAGGGCGGGGAGGTGCACCTGCCGGTGATGGCCGCGGGTGCGCAGGCGCACTCGCACGGACCTGAGCATTCGCACAGTCCTGAGCACTCGCACGGGCATGAGCACGGGCATCCGCACGTGGGTGCCGTGGCCGGCGTGCAGTCGCACCGGTCGTGA
- the hypF gene encoding carbamoyltransferase HypF, with amino-acid sequence MTSTVAAAVLRRRVTVRGVVQGVGFRPFVYTLATGLGLVGQVSNTGEGVVAEVEGAPGAVALFCERIAAAAPPLAVVDSVEQQEIAAAGGSGFAIVASRTGGPARTLVSPDVATCADCLAELADPGDRRHRHPFITCTHCGPRFTIVTGLPYDRAHTTMAGFPMCQDCAGEYTDPGDRRFHAQPVACHACGPRLRLLLGAGADAGGDRSDDCGGVDPIAAARALLARGAILAVKGLGGYHLACDAADPAAVARLRRRKARGDKPFALMARSLADVEQLVEIGPEERALLTGAARPIVLLRRRLGARSGLAEAVAPRSPDLGVMLPYTPLHHLLLGLPGDPPGPRLLVMTSGNVSGEPIVTDEAQALERLAHLADAWLTHDRPIQVPCDDSVVRVCDGAVLMLRRSRGYAPLPLALPLPVRPALAVGGDLKNTFCLAEGRRAWLSAHIGDMDDLATQLAFEGAERQLESITGVRPALLAADRHPAYRSTRWAERRCGERPLTLVQHHHAHIASAMAEHGLDGSRRVIGVAFDGTGYGDDGAVWGGEILLADYDGYRRFAQLAYVPLPGGDAAVRRPYRMALAHLRAAGIAWTPDLPCVAACPTDELRLLERQLERGLNCVPTSSMGRLFDAVSALVGVCQLAGYEAQAAIELEAAALPGLAGAGHGYRFTLHPGAAAALLADPAPVLAAVIADLRAGAPRSFVAARFHLAVADLVRRACARARTADGLDTVALTGGVFANTLLSSACAAALGEDGFTVLRHRQVPPNDGGLALGQLMVAARAD; translated from the coding sequence GTGACGAGCACGGTTGCGGCGGCGGTGCTGCGCCGGCGGGTCACCGTCCGGGGCGTGGTGCAGGGCGTGGGTTTCCGCCCGTTCGTCTACACGCTGGCCACCGGGCTCGGCCTGGTCGGGCAGGTGAGCAACACCGGCGAGGGCGTCGTCGCCGAGGTGGAGGGCGCGCCGGGGGCGGTGGCGCTGTTCTGCGAGCGGATCGCCGCCGCCGCGCCGCCGCTGGCGGTGGTGGACTCCGTCGAGCAGCAGGAGATCGCCGCCGCCGGGGGCTCCGGCTTCGCCATCGTCGCCTCACGCACCGGCGGTCCGGCCCGCACGCTGGTCTCCCCGGACGTCGCCACCTGCGCCGACTGCCTGGCCGAGCTGGCCGACCCGGGCGACCGCCGCCACCGGCACCCGTTCATCACCTGCACCCACTGCGGGCCGCGCTTCACCATCGTGACCGGGCTGCCCTACGACCGGGCGCACACCACGATGGCCGGCTTCCCGATGTGCCAGGACTGCGCGGGGGAGTACACGGACCCGGGCGATCGGCGCTTCCACGCCCAGCCGGTCGCCTGCCACGCGTGCGGGCCGCGGCTGCGTCTGCTGCTCGGTGCCGGTGCCGACGCCGGCGGTGACCGCAGCGATGACTGTGGCGGGGTGGATCCGATCGCGGCGGCCCGCGCGCTGCTCGCGCGGGGCGCGATCCTCGCCGTCAAGGGGCTCGGTGGCTACCACCTGGCCTGCGACGCCGCCGATCCGGCGGCCGTCGCCCGGTTGCGGCGGCGCAAGGCCCGGGGCGACAAGCCGTTCGCGCTGATGGCCCGGTCGCTCGCGGACGTCGAGCAGCTGGTTGAGATCGGCCCCGAGGAGCGGGCGCTGCTGACCGGAGCGGCGCGGCCGATCGTGCTGCTGCGCAGGCGACTTGGAGCCAGGTCGGGCTTGGCCGAGGCGGTCGCGCCCCGGAGCCCGGACCTCGGGGTGATGCTGCCGTACACGCCGCTGCACCACCTGCTGCTCGGCCTGCCCGGTGACCCGCCGGGGCCTCGGCTGCTGGTGATGACCAGCGGCAATGTGTCCGGCGAGCCGATCGTCACCGACGAGGCGCAGGCGCTGGAGCGGCTCGCGCACCTTGCGGACGCCTGGCTCACGCACGACCGGCCGATCCAAGTACCGTGCGACGACTCGGTGGTGCGGGTCTGCGACGGCGCCGTGCTGATGCTGCGCCGCTCGCGCGGCTATGCGCCGCTGCCCCTGGCGCTCCCGCTGCCGGTCCGACCGGCCCTGGCCGTCGGGGGCGACCTGAAGAACACCTTCTGCCTGGCCGAGGGCCGCCGGGCCTGGCTCTCCGCCCACATCGGGGACATGGACGATCTGGCCACCCAGCTCGCCTTCGAAGGGGCCGAGCGGCAGTTGGAGTCGATCACCGGGGTGCGCCCCGCCCTGCTGGCGGCGGACCGGCACCCGGCCTACCGCTCCACCCGATGGGCCGAACGCCGGTGCGGTGAGCGTCCGTTGACGCTGGTCCAGCACCACCACGCGCATATCGCCTCGGCGATGGCCGAGCACGGCCTGGACGGCAGCCGGCGGGTGATCGGGGTGGCCTTCGACGGCACCGGCTACGGCGACGACGGCGCGGTCTGGGGCGGCGAGATCCTGCTGGCCGACTACGACGGCTACCGGCGCTTCGCCCAGCTGGCCTATGTGCCGCTGCCCGGCGGCGACGCCGCCGTGCGGCGCCCGTACCGGATGGCGCTGGCGCACCTGCGGGCGGCGGGCATCGCCTGGACCCCGGACCTGCCCTGCGTCGCCGCCTGCCCGACGGACGAACTGCGGCTGCTGGAGCGCCAGTTGGAGCGCGGGCTGAACTGCGTGCCGACCTCCAGCATGGGCCGGCTCTTCGACGCGGTCTCCGCACTGGTCGGGGTCTGCCAGCTGGCCGGCTATGAGGCCCAGGCCGCCATCGAGTTGGAGGCGGCGGCGCTGCCCGGCCTGGCGGGCGCCGGGCACGGCTACCGCTTCACCCTGCACCCGGGAGCCGCTGCGGCGCTGCTCGCCGACCCGGCGCCGGTGCTGGCGGCCGTGATCGCCGACCTGCGTGCGGGCGCGCCGCGTTCCTTCGTCGCGGCGCGCTTCCATCTGGCGGTGGCCGACCTGGTGCGCCGGGCCTGCGCGCGGGCGCGGACGGCGGACGGTCTGGACACGGTGGCGCTGACCGGTGGGGTCTTCGCCAACACCCTGCTCTCCTCGGCCTGCGCCGCCGCTCTGGGCGAGGACGGCTTCACCGTCCTCCGTCATCGCCAAGTCCCGCCGAACGACGGTGGGTTGGCCCTGGGGCAGCTCATGGTCGCGGCCCGCGCCGACTAG